A genome region from Drosophila simulans strain w501 chromosome 2R, Prin_Dsim_3.1, whole genome shotgun sequence includes the following:
- the LOC6733554 gene encoding gram-negative bacteria-binding protein 3, translating to MSGYQVPTARVTSSERRGFEVSIDDEPGISLFAFHGRLNEPIVDLVNHTWAADIIGKDKDGRWTYTNRDVELQDGDVLYYWTTVRYNGRDYHRMNQSAGF from the coding sequence ATGTCCGGTTATCAAGTACCAACAGCCCGAGTAACTTCTTCAGAACGACGGGGCTTCGAAGTATCTATAGATGATGAGCCGGGAATTTCACTGTTCGCATTTCACGGCAGACTGAACGAACCAATTGTTGATCTGGTGAATCATACCTGGGCGGCGGATATCATTGGGAAGGATAAAGATGGCCGATGGACGTACACCAATCGGGATGTGGAGCTACAGGACGGAGACGTGCTTTACTACTGGACTACAGTGCGGTATAATGGCCGAGACTATCACCGGATGAACCAGAGTGCCGGCTTCTAA